Within the Dolichospermum compactum NIES-806 genome, the region TGTTAGGTGATGGAAAACTTATTTATCCTAAATATAGCATGGGATTGTGGGAAAAAGGAGCAACCAATCTCGAACAATCACAAATGCAAATGATTGATGATGTCATTGACAAATTAGACATCAAAGATGGTGATCATATTTTAGATTTTGGCTGTGGTTGGGGCTGTGTAGCTAATTATATTCTTGCCAAATTTCCCCATGTCAAATTCACAGGAATTAACTTGAGTCACCACCAATGTGAATATATGCGTCAGAAAATGCAAGATCCTGAAAGTTACCTTAGTTCCGGTCGTTTTACTCTCTACGAAGGAGATTTAAACGATGCCCAATTTGAAACAAAATTTGACAAAATTCTCTCAATTGGCGTTTTTTGTCATGTAGGTAATTTAACAAAGGCTTTCCGAAAACTGGCATCTTTTCTCAAGGATAACGGCAAAGTTTTTATTCATATTATCACAGTCCGTACCCCCAATAACATATCCAGTGTTTTCACTCACAAATACATTTTTCCTCATGGTCGTTACTGGAAATATGACGCAATTACCAGCCACAATCAAGACCTGAAAACTATTGACCAATGGTATCTTAATGGTTCTAATTATTCCCGAACTTTTGCCAGTTGGTTAAAAAACTTTGATAATTCTCAGGCAATAGTCAAAGATTTGGACTACGGTATTGACTATGCTAAATTTCGTCGCATCTGGAGATTTTATTTAATTTGGTTAGGTGCTAATTTCGCCAGTTGCGATGGTGAATACAACGGTAATGGACAATACTTAATGGTTCATGCCTAATCTTTGATTTTAGTGATAGCATTGCTTCAGTAGGTTGGGTTGACGCAAGGAAACCCAACATTATTAAACCTGATGATTAAAGTTGTTGTTGGGTTACGCTGTTGCTTAACCTAACTTACACTAGTTATAAGGAAACCCAACATTATTAAACTTGATAATTAAAGCTGTTTTTGGGTTGCGCTGTTGCTTAACCCAACCTACATTAGTTATTCTGATTCTTCGTCTCTCATTGGTTTTTGAGCCGTGTGTCGCACAAAAATAATTTGAACATTATCATCAATAATTGTAAAAATAATTCGATAGGCGTTTCTTCCCTTTCCATATATAAGTTGTCGTATTTCTTGATCAAAAAATTCATTTTCAAATGCTAGAGAACAACGAGAAGGCATTTTTTCTAGTGATAAAATAGATTTATATAATCCTTCTAACCATGTTCTAGCCTTTTGGTGAGAAATATTACTAAACCAGAAATAAGCGTTTTCTATTGCTTTCTGTGCTTCTGGTTGGATAATGATTTGATATTTATCATTCATTGGGAACTGTCTAATTTATTAAACAATTCATTAAAGAAATCTTCGGCTTTTTTTCCTTCACCTTTCTGCATTTGTTCTAAGCCAAGTTTAATACCTTTTAAGGTTTCTACTAACTCAGCAGCATCTAATAGTTCTTGATAAGATTCTGCATCTTGAACAACTAACTCGGCTTTTCCGTTGACAGTGAGAACTAAGGGGTGTTTTGTTTTTTTAATCTGTTGTAGAAATTCAGTAGTGTTACGCTTAAATTCGGTGAGGGAATGTATATCTTTACTAAGATTGATCATGACCGCAAGTTTAATTAGCATCTAATTAGATGTTAATTATAATTGGTGGTATTTGTCAAGTATTTTTTGGTAACTGCTTTGAGTGGGTTGCGTTGTTGCTTAATCCAACCGTTACACCCCACATTCCGCACCCCCCCAGTGTCACAATCGGTAATTATGGCTAACGCCACGCTCCGCTATCGGATTTTTGAAGACCTGTAAGGATAATTTTGATACAAAATGGTCTAAATTTTAGGTAGCGATAGCGAAGCACTGCTGCAAGCAGTTCGCCAATCCCAAATCCCCAAACGACCAATTTTCGTTGTGTGACAGTTTAGGGTGCGGAATGTGGGTTTTAGGTCTGTGTCGTTTCAACTCAACAGCCGTCTGGTCCACAGAAATGTCTTCCGTACAGTACCTCTGCTTCACAGATATAGATAATGCCCGCATAATCGGTGAAAAACTTGATTGCGACCTGATCCGCAATCTTCTCGGCCATCTCCCGATTTTCGGTAAGTACCTCGAACTTTACATTTGAATCGGTGTCAGCAGTGTTGGGTTTACCTGTAGAGCGCACGTTACGACTGCCTTTACCGCCAGTATCCACGACCGTATAACCGGTTGCCCCGCATTCATCAATGATCTTGGCGACCTTTTTCATCAGAATCTTTTCCGTGACGATGACGAGCTTGTTAGCTTTCTTGGACATATTGCTTACCTCCTTAAATCAAGTATATTAATCTACTCCGTCTGCGGGGTCAAGGGAGAGCCGACAGACCGCGACTGGTCTGGGATTACTTGCCGCCGATCGCCTGGGCAAGTCCGATAAAGAAGGGTATACACAAACCGATCGCAATTGGCGTACCAATGGCTGTAGACGCGCCTATATATGCCGATGGATTAGCCGAAGGGATACCTGCTCGCAATGTAGGAGGACCGGAGATGTCTGAACTAGAGGAAGCGATGACAGCCAGTACCACGACACCGCCCATGCTGAAATTCATTGTATAGTGGGCAATCATACCTAGTCCGAAGGCAATTAAACCATGTATAAATGGTGCTAACACACTATAAACGACGTACCATTGGGCAACCTTACGCAGTTCACCCACTCTTGACCAAGCCTCCATACCCATCACCAGCATCAAGATTGAAAGCAAGCCGCGAAAGGCGGGATCGTAGAAGCTTTTATAGACAGTTTCCGGACGGGTGAACAGTCCCAGAGCCATTCCTAATAACATTGCCGATAAGGCAGGACCCCGGAGGCTTTCCTCAATGATCGGCCATATCTTGACCCGATTATCATCAGGATCTTTCTGCTGGCTGAGATACTCCTGCCTGGTGCTGGGATAATCACCAGCCGCAACGGGCTGCTTACTCAAAGACTCTTCCATCGCAAGTTCGGGTGATTCTTTAAGCTTCTTCTTGTTGAGGTAAATATTAGCTACCACAATCGCAGTTACGAGCGCGGGGATATCCATAAAGGGATAGAGTGCACCAGTCCATGCTTCAAATGGAATTTTTTGTTCTTCTAGTACCGTCAGTCCGGCGGCCATGGTAGAACCACTCACCGCACCAAACAACCCCCCAGTTGCGATCGCATCAACGACTTTGACCTTTGGCAGCTTGGCCAATGTATAGCGGGCGATGAATACAACCGCAATACCTGTGACTACAGCAAACAATGCGGGTAAAACCATGTCCGCTAGGTTGGAGTTACGGATCGCAATTCCACCGGTTAGACCGATTTTGGTGAGTAACATGAAGACGATGATCGTACAAATTGACTCTGGAATTACCAATTCACTACCAAGGGCGGCAATAATCATTCCACCAATCAAAAAGGCCAATGTTGGGGACTGCAACTGGGCAATAAAGTCCGTGATAAATAAGGATACAAAATCCACGAATACCTCCTTGTTTCTCCTCTAAAGAGGAGTATTACAATAGTTGAAGATGAAGTACAGTTAAGAGCATTTAGCTACAGAAAAAAACTATTTTCATCCGCCAAAAACCTGGTTGCTAATTATGCAACCATGAAAATTTGGTAATAATAAACTTTGGTAACAATTATTTCAGTTACCTAGTTTATTAGTTAGTTGAAAATATGAGTGTTAGCTAATTTCTGCCGATGCAATTTACACAACGCTGTTTGCGTTAGAGCATTTATCAATGCTGATCTAAATCTTTCAGTTCAACATTTAAGTTTTATGAAAATTTGTTTGTCAAAGTACATTTGTAAATGCTCCTTAAGTAGTGCTTAACTGTGTCCTCAGTGCAAAAAACAGCAAGTATAAAATATCTTGCCGGTTGATGATTACGGTTGACAATTTACATAAATTATGAGCTAAGGTACTACTCAAGGAGAAACCCTAGTTACCCTGAAACACAATCATGTAAAAAAATATATCCGCTTTTAGTTTTTTTGAAACCCAGGGATCAACTGTTTGATTAAAAACAGCATACAGCCTTTAGGTCGCAAAAATTAACCCAAAAACATGAATTATTAAAAAAATATTATAAATAACATATACATTATATAAGTTTTTGCTTATATGTAACCCAAAAATTGGCCGTATTCATTAATGTATAAGTTTTTCTCTATGAAAACCATTATTGATTCCTGAGAAAATAGACAAGAGGCGAAACTTAATTCGCCGCCTTTTTACTTTAACCGACATCATCATGAGCGAAACGATTAAACAAGAAATCTAACGCATAATTCCGCAGTTGATAATATTGAGGATCTTCCATAATTCTCGCTCTATCCCGTGGTCTTGCAAAGGGAATTTCCATCACTTCCCCTATTTTGGCATGAGGGCCATTAGTCATCATTACCAACTTGTCAGCCAAAAATAAAGCCTCATCAATATCATGGGTAATCATCAAAACTGTACAACGATTATCATTCCAGATTTTCAGCAACTCCTCCTGTAACTCTTCCTTAGTGATCGCATCCAACGCCCCAAAAGGTTCATCTAAAATCAGCACTTTGGGACGAATAGCCAAAGCACGGGCAATAGAAACCCGCTGTCTCATTCCTCCAGACATTTGCATAGGTTTCTTTTCCATTGCGTCGGCTAAACCCACCATTGCTAAATGTTCTCTAACAATAGAACGTTTTTCTGCTTCTGGCTTAGTTGGATAAACTGCATTTACAGCTAAATAAATATTTTCAAATGCTGTTCTCCAAGGTAGTAAGGCGTAGTTTTGAAATACGACCATTCTATCTGGACCTGGTTTTGTAATAGGTTGTCCTTCTAATAAAACTTGTCCAGTTGTCGGAAAGTTGAAACCAGAAACCATGTTTAATAAAGTTGATTTACCGCAACCAGAGTGACCGATAACGCAAAGAAATTCCCCTTGTTCAACGTTGAGGTTAACACCATCAAGAACGGTAAATGGTCCATTTTTGGTGGGATAAACTTTACAAACGTCTTTAATTTCTAGGAAAGGCTGACGGCTGATTGTGGTTGTGTTGGTAGATATTAAGTTACGGTTTTGCATTGTTTGGTAATTGGTAGGAGGTTTCGCGCAAAGACGCTAAGAAGCAAAGACGCAAAGGAAGAAAGGATGATTTTATTAGTTTTGTGGGATGGGCATCTTGCCCGTCTTTTATATTTTTGGGCAGACAGGATGTCCACCCCACAAGATTTATCCCCCCTTTAAGCTGCGGTTTTTCGGGGGGAATCTAGAATGACTTCGGCTATGGAGAAGTCGCGTTTGATTTCTAGGTCGTTAAGATAGCTAATGGGGTCGTCGGCGTTGAAGGGTTTACCATCAAATAATTGAATGGGTTGACGGGTGTAACTGATATCTAAGCCTAGTTCTCTGGCTGCTGTACTGAAAACACGGACTCGACACACTCGTTCGACGATTTCTACCCAATTTCTGGGGAAGGGAGTATCACCCCACCGTGCTAATTGAGTCATAATCCAAATTTGTTCTGTCCGACTGGGGCGGTTAATGGCAGACTCGGAATAAAATTGGTGATGGGCATATTCCCGCATCGGATGATCTAAGTCACAACTATCACTACTGGGGTTTTCCAGTTGGATATATTCAATATCTGTGCTGACATAATCCCGACTTGCTAAAATTTGGCGAATTTCTTGGGCGTTGGCAGGATCTGCACAATATTTGCAAGCTTCTAATAAGGCTTTGGTTAAGGCAATATGGGTATTTGGATAAGTTTCTGCCCAATCTTCTCGCACGCCTAAAACTTTACCGGGGTGTCCTAACCAAACTTCTAAATCTGTGGCAATTGTAAAGCCTGAACCTTCAACTGCTGCGCGATAATTCCAAGGTTCACCTACACAATAACCGTCAATAGTTCCACCTTTTAAATCTACTACCATTTGGGCAGGAGGAATATTTTTCATGTCTACGTCAATATCAGGATCAATTCCTCCTGCGGCTAACCAATAACGCAGGAGTAAATTGTGCATTGATGCGGGATGGACTACGCCCATTCTGTGTGTTTGTTCGCGGGTTTTTAGGAGGTATTTTTTGAAGTCGGATAAGCTATGTACACCTTCTTCATAAAAACGTTTTGCTAAGGTGATGGCGTTACCGTTGCGGGTCATTGTTAGGGCTGTGACAACGGGTAAGGGTTCGTTTTTATTGCCTCCCAAACTTAACCACATTGGCATACCAGAGGGCATTTGTGCCGCATCTAAATATCCCCCCGTCATCCCGTCTACAATTCCCCGCCAACTGCTTTCCCGGACTAAATTAACTTCATCTAAGCCATGTTTGATGAAAAAGCCTTTTTCTTTAGCAATAGCCAGGGGGGCGCAAGCTGTAATGGGTAAGAAGCCAATTTCTAAATTAACTTTTTCTAAACCATGACGAACCACCGCAGCAGTTTTTCTGGCCCGAATTTTTTTGATGCGTTTTTGTTGGTTGAGGAAGTAAATCATTTCACTTCGCAAGGTGTAGTAACTGGGATGTTTTACTACTTCCATGCGTTTACGCGGTCTGGGAATATCTACTTCTAAAATGTCGCCAATTTTTGATTCTGGTCCGTTGGTTAACATAACTATTCTGTCAGATAACAATACGGCTTCGTCTACGTCGTGTGTCACCATGACGGCGGTAACTTCGTTTTCTTCGCAGATTTGCATTAATTGTTCTTGCAAATTACCGCGAGTTAGGGCATCTAATGCACCGAAGGGTTCGTCTAATAGTAATAGTTTAGGACGAATTGCTAAGGCGCGGGCTATAGCTACCCGTTGTTTTTGTCCACCAGATAACATCCCTGGTTGTTTATCAGCATGGGGACGTAAACCTACCATATCTATGTGTCTGTCAATAATCGCTTTGCGTTCTGCCGCTGGCATTCCATTTAATACTGAATCTACCGCTAAGGCGATATTTTCTCTGACTGTTCGCCAAGGTAAAAGCGAATAGTTTTGAAATACGACCATTCTATCTGGTCCTGGTTTTTTAATTCTTTGTCCTTCTAGAGTTACTAATCCTTCTGTTGGTAAATCCAAACCGGCGATCATATTTAAAAGTGTGGATTTTCCGCAACCAGAGTGACCGATAAGGGAAACAAATTCGCCTTTTTTTATTTGGAGATCAATACCTTTGAGGGCAATATATTGACCGCCACCTGTTAATTCAAAAACTTTATCAATTTGCTCAACGCCAACAAATATAGACATAATTTTGGTGATTGGTGATTGGTGATTGGTTAGTTGTCAGTTGTCAGTTGTCAGTTGTCAGTTGTTATTTCTTCGCTATTGACTAATGACCACTGACTAATGACTAATAGCTATTTCTGTTCACTTGGTAAAATCCAGTTTTGTAATGCAGCCATGAGTTTATCTAGGATTAAACCAACAACACCGATATAAACTAGTGCCAAAATTACTTCACTAACGTTGTTATTTTGATAAGCATCCCAGATAAAAAAGCCGATACCAACAATACCGGACATCACGATTTCTGCCGCAATAATCGCTAACCAAGCCAAACCAATAGCAATTCTTAAACCTGTAAAAATGTAGGGTAATGCTGAAGGAATTAAGATATTAAAGAAATACTCTTTTTTAGAAAGTTGTAGAACTTTAGCAACGTTGTTATAGTCTTGAGGAATTTGAGTTACACCCACCGCAGTGTTAATGAGAATCGGCCAAATTGCGGTGATGAAAATTACGAATAATGCGGCTGGTTCGTTTTGGCGTAATGCTGCTAGAGAAATAGGAACCCAAGCTAAAGGAGGTACTGTTCTTAATAACTGGAATAAAGGATCTAAAGCTTTTGACATGGTTTTGTTGACACCAATCAAAACACCCAAGGCAATACCGACAATTGCCGCTAGTGTATAGCTAATAGCAACCCGTTGGAGACTAGCCCAGATTTGCCAAAAAAGTCCTTTATCAGTGCCTCCTTTGTCATAGAAGGGATACAGAATCAAGATCCAAGTGTCTTGAATAACTTGGATTGGTCCGGGTAATGTTGCCCCTGGAGTCCAAGAAAATAGTTGCCAAATAGTTAGGAAAATAAGTAATGCGATCGCCGGAGGTATAAGTTCAGGAAATTGTTTTTGTAAACTAGATAAAAAGCTATTATCAAATTTAGGAGTTGTCGAACGTTTTTGAGCTATGGTCATGAATTTTTCCTCAAATTTATGAATGGTTAATGGGTATTTTGTGGAAATTAAGTACGCTTTCTTTAAAATTATTATAGAGACGTTCTGTGTCTCTACATTTTCGGACAGGTCTATTGATTAAACACCTACTTTTTTAATTTTTAAACTCTTGAGATATTCTTCTGGTTTCTCAGGGTCGAATTTGACTCCATCAAAAAACTCTTCAACTCCACGAGATGTACTAGTGGGAATGTCAGCAGCAGGTATTCCTAATTCTTTAGCTGCTTCTTTCCAAATATCTTCGCGGTTCACTTTTTTGATTAATTCTTTAGCTTTAGCTGCACCATTGCTAATGTAATCCTTGGGTAAGAACCCCCAACGCACATTTTCGGTGATGAACCATAAATCATGACTTTGGTAAGGATAGGAAACGCTGCCTTTAGCATCTTTCCAGTAATAAGCAGCCATTGATTTATCGTCTATTTTACGACCATCACCCATGTCATATTTACCTTGGTATGGGTCAGCTAAAACTGCTGGGGAAGATAAGCCAAAATACTTTTTAGCGGTGAGAATTTCTGCTGCTTCTTTGCGGTTATCAAAGTTATCTAACCACTGTTGGGCTTCCATAACACCTTTTAATAGGGCTTTTGTAGCTTTGGGATTTTGGTCAACCCAATCGCCTCTCATGGCAAAATATTCTTCGGGGTGATTTTTCCAAATTTCGGCTGTTAGTGCCGCCATGAAGCCGATTTTGTCGTTAACCAGACGAAATGGCCAGGGGTCGCCAGTGCTGAAAGCATCCATTGTCCCGGTTTTCATGTTGGCGACAGTTTGCGCCGCTGGAACTGTTAATAATTTGACATCTGTATCTGGGTCAATTCCACTTGCTGATAACCAGTAGCGAATCCACAAATCTTGGTTAACGTTGGGGAATGTGAAAGCTGCGGTAAAAGGTGTGGAAGATTTCATTTGGGCAAATAATGGTTTTGCCGCATCGAGTTTTAAGCTAATACCTTTCCCTAGATGTTTGTTGGCGATCGCAATTGCATTACCATGAGTAACTAACTGGGCAAGAACATACATGGGTATTGGTTTATTACCCTTAGTAATTTTACCTTCTGTAATTAAGTGTGGCATGGGCATTTGCCATTGACCACCATCAATACCACCACCACCAGAACCAATTTCTACGTTATCTCTTGCTGAACCCCAAGATGCTTGTTTAGAAAGTTCTACATTGGTCATCCCATGTTTAGCAAAAAAGCCTTTTTCTTGGGCAATAATTAATGGTGCAGATTCAATAATGGGGATAAATCCTAATTTGGCTTTTGCCGTTTCTGGTTTTTGTTCTGCACTAATATTAGCTGTTGGTTGAGTAGCCGTTTGTGTGGATGTACCACCCGTGTTACCTGCTTCTGGTGGACTTCCTAAACAACCTTTGAGTAATACTGCACTGGCTGAAACTCCAGCAGTGACAATAAACTTACGGCGAGAAACCTGGTTAAGAAATTCAGACATAATACATCTCCTGGATTTACAAATTTATGTTTTGAAGCATATTTTTTAGTCATACATTAGACATCAAAATTAAGGCAATCTCATAATAATTTCTTGCTAATGCACTAAAAAAATTGCCTTTTAATGTGAAAAGGCTGATTTCTCTATGGGGACAAAGTTTAATTACCTTGGGTTTTTGGGTAAGATGGAAAACAACCTCTGAACCAATTAAAATCAGTTTACAGGTTTTTCCGGGAAATGGATCAACTTGGCAAGGTAGTTATTAAATAAATATTAGATTAGACATATAAGTAAAAATTTATAGTCTGGACTTAATTTTGTGACAAGTTATTAATATATATTGCTTGATTGATGATAACAGTTATTTTCGACTATGATTTCCGTAATTTTAGGTTGATTTAATCACATAAAAAAGGCATGAAATAGATAATTCTGATATTAACTATAGAACGACATCTTCATCCATAGATGAATTTGATGATAACCATTTTTGATAATGGAGAATTACTACAGTAGAATTCAGGAGTCAGGAGTAAAACTGGCTTTGTGTATATATAAGTAGGTTGGCGTTAAAAATTGTCGTTATAGCAAGGGAACTCCAAAAGAGGTTTTGGGCAAATTTACTTTTCGTTACATATTTTGGTTTTTTCCGTTCACCTACTTAGGGACTTCCAATTAAAAAAATACCCAAAAATTTCTTGTGGTGCGGGACGAAAAGCCCGCTAATCATCAAGGACGGGCAGGATGCCCATCCCACAAAATTGGATAATTTATTTTTTAGCTTTCCCTTGGTTATAGCAAGGGGATTATAGCTAAACAATGACATGATCAACCTTTAGCAGTGATAATAGATAAAAAATTACATCCTGACTACCAGCAAATATGAAACGTCGTGAATTTATAAATTGGGTGGGATTAGGTTGTTTAGCTAGTTCCTTACCTGTCGCAATTGCAGCCTGTTCTCCCGAAACCAGTACATCAGCTAATCCTGGATCTAATGCTGCTACTAAAGGCTGGGAAAAGGTAGGTACGGTGGCACAATTAGACAAAACTGGTGAACTATTGGTAGAAAATTCTCCAATTGGCGCAGTATTGGTAGTTGGCACATCTAAAACCGCTAAAAGTTTGATTGCTGTTAATCCAACTTGTACTCATCAAGGTTGTACGATCGCCTGGAAAGCCAAAGAAAGTAAATTTGTTTGTCCCTGTCATGGGGCAAAATTTGCGCGTGATGGCAAGGCACAAGACGGACCCACTAAAGAACCGCTGAAAACTTACCAAGCTAAAATTGAGAGTGGTTCTGTCTTAGTTCAAGCTACTTGATCCTCTAAAGAATCTCATATAGCAGGAGGAAAGAGGCAGGGGGGGGAGAAGATATTTACCAATGACCAATTCCCTGTTTCCTGCTGTATCAATTACTATACAACACATCAATTCAGTATTCGCAAGTATTTTTGCTAATGTGATTATGTAAATTAAATACTGGACAACTAATTAAATTAAATTAAAATTATACAGATAACCCGTTAAATTAATAAGAGCTATAATTTTATACTTAGGTTAAATCAAAATGCGTCTAGAGCAGTTGCAAGCCTTTTTGGCGATTGTTCAAACTGGCAGCTTTCAACAAGCAGCGAAACAATGTGGTGTGACTCAATCAACCATTAGTAGGCAAATTCAGGCATTAGAAGCAGATTTAGGGATAGAACTATTTCATAGAACCTCTCATGCCAAATTAACTTTAGGAGGTGAACGGTTACTTCCTCGTGTACATAAAATCTGCCAGGAATGGGATTTGGCTACACAGGAATTAACAGATCTAATCGGAGGAAAGCAACCAGAACTATGTATTGCAGCGATACATTCAGTATGTGCTTCTTACTTACCACCAGTATTACAAAAGTTTTGTCATCATTATCCAGAAGTCCAATTGCGAGTGACATCATTAGGAAGCGATCGCTCTCTGAAAGTCCTCAAAGATGGTTTAGTAGATTTAGCAATTGTCATGCACAATCGTTTTCTGATCACAGGCAAAGAAATGGCGATAGAATTCCTATACGAAGAACCTATAGAAGTCCTTACCGCAGCCAATCATCCCCTAGCTGAATATGAATCTATCCCCTGGTTAGAGTTAATTTGTTATCCTCAAGTAGTATTTAAGGATGGTTATGGAATGCAACGTCTGATTCAAGATAAATTTGAACAGATGAAAACTAAACTGAAAGCAGTTTTGGAAGTAAACACCCTAGATGCCTTTCGGGGAGTAGTTCGTCAAGGAGAACTCATTGCCTTACTTCCCCAGTCAGCACTTATGGAAGCTAGATATGATCCCACCCTGGCAGTTCGTCCTCTACGCGAAAATAGTAATTTAGGTAATAATTCCCCCCTGACTCGTCAGGTAGTCATGGTAACAACTCAAGATCGTCTCCACATTCCTCCAATACAATATTTTTGGCAGCTTGTCAAGGATAATATTCCTGAAATTAAAAATTAAAAATATA harbors:
- a CDS encoding SAM-dependent methyltransferase; its protein translation is MSSSTILQNIEKHLPLVGDVHTKSPIAYKATRLAVSTVNAVQMAIAESYINGLEVPDAVLRSLFDSCMPIFFKYFPSLLAPYEWVLTETDHTAEGSQELMKIQYDLPQAMLNTMLGDGKLIYPKYSMGLWEKGATNLEQSQMQMIDDVIDKLDIKDGDHILDFGCGWGCVANYILAKFPHVKFTGINLSHHQCEYMRQKMQDPESYLSSGRFTLYEGDLNDAQFETKFDKILSIGVFCHVGNLTKAFRKLASFLKDNGKVFIHIITVRTPNNISSVFTHKYIFPHGRYWKYDAITSHNQDLKTIDQWYLNGSNYSRTFASWLKNFDNSQAIVKDLDYGIDYAKFRRIWRFYLIWLGANFASCDGEYNGNGQYLMVHA
- a CDS encoding type II toxin-antitoxin system RelE/ParE family toxin; the encoded protein is MNDKYQIIIQPEAQKAIENAYFWFSNISHQKARTWLEGLYKSILSLEKMPSRCSLAFENEFFDQEIRQLIYGKGRNAYRIIFTIIDDNVQIIFVRHTAQKPMRDEESE
- a CDS encoding type II toxin-antitoxin system Phd/YefM family antitoxin, which codes for MLIKLAVMINLSKDIHSLTEFKRNTTEFLQQIKKTKHPLVLTVNGKAELVVQDAESYQELLDAAELVETLKGIKLGLEQMQKGEGKKAEDFFNELFNKLDSSQ
- a CDS encoding P-II family nitrogen regulator — its product is MSKKANKLVIVTEKILMKKVAKIIDECGATGYTVVDTGGKGSRNVRSTGKPNTADTDSNVKFEVLTENREMAEKIADQVAIKFFTDYAGIIYICEAEVLYGRHFCGPDGC
- a CDS encoding sodium-dependent bicarbonate transport family permease — its product is MDFVSLFITDFIAQLQSPTLAFLIGGMIIAALGSELVIPESICTIIVFMLLTKIGLTGGIAIRNSNLADMVLPALFAVVTGIAVVFIARYTLAKLPKVKVVDAIATGGLFGAVSGSTMAAGLTVLEEQKIPFEAWTGALYPFMDIPALVTAIVVANIYLNKKKLKESPELAMEESLSKQPVAAGDYPSTRQEYLSQQKDPDDNRVKIWPIIEESLRGPALSAMLLGMALGLFTRPETVYKSFYDPAFRGLLSILMLVMGMEAWSRVGELRKVAQWYVVYSVLAPFIHGLIAFGLGMIAHYTMNFSMGGVVVLAVIASSSSDISGPPTLRAGIPSANPSAYIGASTAIGTPIAIGLCIPFFIGLAQAIGGK
- a CDS encoding nitrate ABC transporter ATP-binding protein (This model describes the ATP binding subunits of ATP-binding cassette (ABC) transporters for nitrate transport, or for bicarbonate transport, in bacteria and archaea.); the protein is MQNRNLISTNTTTISRQPFLEIKDVCKVYPTKNGPFTVLDGVNLNVEQGEFLCVIGHSGCGKSTLLNMVSGFNFPTTGQVLLEGQPITKPGPDRMVVFQNYALLPWRTAFENIYLAVNAVYPTKPEAEKRSIVREHLAMVGLADAMEKKPMQMSGGMRQRVSIARALAIRPKVLILDEPFGALDAITKEELQEELLKIWNDNRCTVLMITHDIDEALFLADKLVMMTNGPHAKIGEVMEIPFARPRDRARIMEDPQYYQLRNYALDFLFNRFAHDDVG
- a CDS encoding ABC transporter ATP-binding/substrate-binding protein (This model describes the ATP binding subunits of ATP-binding cassette (ABC) transporters for nitrate transport, or for bicarbonate transport, in bacteria and archaea.), with the translated sequence MSIFVGVEQIDKVFELTGGGQYIALKGIDLQIKKGEFVSLIGHSGCGKSTLLNMIAGLDLPTEGLVTLEGQRIKKPGPDRMVVFQNYSLLPWRTVRENIALAVDSVLNGMPAAERKAIIDRHIDMVGLRPHADKQPGMLSGGQKQRVAIARALAIRPKLLLLDEPFGALDALTRGNLQEQLMQICEENEVTAVMVTHDVDEAVLLSDRIVMLTNGPESKIGDILEVDIPRPRKRMEVVKHPSYYTLRSEMIYFLNQQKRIKKIRARKTAAVVRHGLEKVNLEIGFLPITACAPLAIAKEKGFFIKHGLDEVNLVRESSWRGIVDGMTGGYLDAAQMPSGMPMWLSLGGNKNEPLPVVTALTMTRNGNAITLAKRFYEEGVHSLSDFKKYLLKTREQTHRMGVVHPASMHNLLLRYWLAAGGIDPDIDVDMKNIPPAQMVVDLKGGTIDGYCVGEPWNYRAAVEGSGFTIATDLEVWLGHPGKVLGVREDWAETYPNTHIALTKALLEACKYCADPANAQEIRQILASRDYVSTDIEYIQLENPSSDSCDLDHPMREYAHHQFYSESAINRPSRTEQIWIMTQLARWGDTPFPRNWVEIVERVCRVRVFSTAARELGLDISYTRQPIQLFDGKPFNADDPISYLNDLEIKRDFSIAEVILDSPRKTAA
- the ntrB gene encoding nitrate ABC transporter permease, which translates into the protein MTIAQKRSTTPKFDNSFLSSLQKQFPELIPPAIALLIFLTIWQLFSWTPGATLPGPIQVIQDTWILILYPFYDKGGTDKGLFWQIWASLQRVAISYTLAAIVGIALGVLIGVNKTMSKALDPLFQLLRTVPPLAWVPISLAALRQNEPAALFVIFITAIWPILINTAVGVTQIPQDYNNVAKVLQLSKKEYFFNILIPSALPYIFTGLRIAIGLAWLAIIAAEIVMSGIVGIGFFIWDAYQNNNVSEVILALVYIGVVGLILDKLMAALQNWILPSEQK
- a CDS encoding CmpA/NrtA family ABC transporter substrate-binding protein; translated protein: MSEFLNQVSRRKFIVTAGVSASAVLLKGCLGSPPEAGNTGGTSTQTATQPTANISAEQKPETAKAKLGFIPIIESAPLIIAQEKGFFAKHGMTNVELSKQASWGSARDNVEIGSGGGGIDGGQWQMPMPHLITEGKITKGNKPIPMYVLAQLVTHGNAIAIANKHLGKGISLKLDAAKPLFAQMKSSTPFTAAFTFPNVNQDLWIRYWLSASGIDPDTDVKLLTVPAAQTVANMKTGTMDAFSTGDPWPFRLVNDKIGFMAALTAEIWKNHPEEYFAMRGDWVDQNPKATKALLKGVMEAQQWLDNFDNRKEAAEILTAKKYFGLSSPAVLADPYQGKYDMGDGRKIDDKSMAAYYWKDAKGSVSYPYQSHDLWFITENVRWGFLPKDYISNGAAKAKELIKKVNREDIWKEAAKELGIPAADIPTSTSRGVEEFFDGVKFDPEKPEEYLKSLKIKKVGV